In Syntrophales bacterium, a single window of DNA contains:
- the cimA gene encoding citramalate synthase, whose translation MTKTDILVYDTTLRDGAQGEMINFTAEDKLRIAHRLDEMGFHYIEGGWPGSNPKDVRFFELAKKATLKNARLAAFGSTRRPGIRPEKSENLEAILDAATPVATIFGKSWDLHVTEVLATTLEENLAMIGDSVAFLKSRGREVIYDAEHFFDGFKRNGDYAMQTLQAAFAAGADVIVLCDTNGGTLPHEVSEIVRFVGKSLPKARLGIHAHNDGGVGVANTLAAVEAGAKMIQGTVNGFGERCGNADLVASVCNLQLKMRRRCLSESALRQMTNLSLYVSDVANVPPQNSMPFTGRSAFAHKGGVHVNAILKNAEAYEHIRPELVGNHQRVLVSDMAGRSNIEYKARELGIDLGKDGTVSKRIVKQIKQMEDRGYQFDAADGSLSLLIRKATGEFSEPFVLECFNVAVVKTAHHPSTALATIKISVGDEEELTAAEGNGPINALDHALRKALVKFYPEIGGMHLTDFKVRIVEGSEGTAAMVKVMIESADEKEAWSTIGVSENVIEASWYALVDSMQYKLSKDRLNKNHRRRETAPV comes from the coding sequence ATGACGAAAACCGACATCCTGGTATACGACACGACCCTCCGGGACGGGGCCCAGGGGGAGATGATCAACTTTACGGCGGAGGACAAGCTCCGGATCGCGCATCGCCTCGATGAAATGGGATTCCACTACATCGAGGGCGGATGGCCCGGCTCGAATCCGAAAGACGTTCGGTTCTTCGAGCTGGCCAAGAAGGCGACCCTGAAGAACGCCCGGCTGGCCGCCTTCGGCAGCACCCGGAGGCCGGGGATCCGCCCCGAGAAATCGGAAAACCTGGAGGCCATCCTCGACGCGGCCACGCCGGTGGCGACCATCTTCGGCAAGTCCTGGGACCTCCATGTCACGGAGGTTCTGGCGACGACACTCGAGGAAAACCTGGCGATGATCGGAGACTCCGTTGCCTTTCTCAAGTCACGGGGGCGCGAGGTCATCTACGACGCGGAGCATTTCTTCGACGGCTTCAAGCGCAACGGCGATTACGCCATGCAGACCCTGCAGGCGGCGTTCGCAGCGGGGGCCGACGTGATCGTCCTGTGCGACACCAACGGAGGCACCCTGCCCCACGAGGTTTCGGAGATCGTCCGGTTCGTCGGAAAGTCCCTTCCCAAGGCCAGGCTGGGCATCCATGCCCATAATGACGGGGGCGTCGGGGTGGCCAACACGCTTGCCGCCGTGGAGGCCGGGGCGAAGATGATCCAGGGGACGGTCAACGGCTTCGGCGAGCGCTGCGGCAATGCCGACCTGGTCGCCTCCGTCTGCAATCTCCAGCTCAAGATGCGCCGGCGCTGCCTCTCCGAATCGGCCCTCCGGCAGATGACAAACCTGTCCCTCTATGTGAGTGACGTGGCCAATGTGCCGCCCCAGAACTCCATGCCTTTCACGGGCCGGAGCGCCTTCGCCCACAAGGGGGGCGTCCATGTCAACGCCATCCTGAAGAACGCGGAGGCCTACGAGCACATCCGGCCGGAGCTGGTGGGGAACCACCAGCGTGTTCTCGTCTCCGACATGGCCGGCCGGAGCAACATCGAATACAAGGCCCGGGAACTGGGCATCGACCTGGGGAAAGACGGCACGGTGAGCAAAAGGATCGTGAAGCAGATCAAACAGATGGAAGACAGGGGGTACCAGTTCGACGCCGCCGACGGCTCCCTTTCGCTCCTGATCCGCAAGGCCACCGGCGAGTTCTCCGAGCCCTTTGTCCTGGAGTGTTTCAACGTGGCCGTGGTGAAGACCGCCCATCATCCCTCCACCGCCCTGGCGACGATCAAGATCTCCGTGGGCGACGAGGAAGAGCTGACGGCCGCCGAGGGGAACGGTCCCATCAACGCCCTGGATCACGCTCTCCGGAAAGCCCTGGTGAAATTCTATCCCGAGATCGGGGGGATGCACCTGACGGACTTCAAGGTCCGCATTGTCGAAGGGAGTGAGGGAACGGCGGCGATGGTCAAAGTCATGATCGAGTCGGCCGATGAAAAGGAGGCCTGGAGCACCATCGGCGTTTCGGAGAACGTCATCGAGGCCAGCTGGTATGCCCTCGTGGACAGCATGCAGTACAAACTCAGCAAGGATCGCCTCAACAAGAATCACAGGCGGCGGGAAACCGCACCGGTGTAA
- a CDS encoding L-threonylcarbamoyladenylate synthase, with the protein MLLAIHNSHPQPRQIRRAVDVLKAGGLVVYPTDTVYGLGCDLYNKKGIERIYQIKRRDRSKPLSFICADLKDISQYARVTDYAYKIMRRLLPGPYTFILEASRLVPKIILPKRQTTGIRVPDNAICNALLAELGSPIISTSVKLEDGSYMNDPREIEKKFGHCVDLVIDGGSLIPEESSVISLLQDEAEVIRVGKGDVSAFL; encoded by the coding sequence ATGCTGTTGGCAATCCACAATTCGCACCCTCAGCCGAGACAGATCCGGAGGGCCGTCGATGTGCTCAAGGCCGGAGGCCTTGTCGTGTACCCGACGGATACGGTTTACGGTCTGGGATGCGATCTGTACAATAAAAAAGGAATCGAACGAATCTATCAGATCAAGAGGCGGGACAGAAGCAAGCCCCTGAGCTTCATCTGCGCCGACCTGAAAGACATCAGCCAGTACGCCCGGGTCACCGATTATGCCTACAAGATCATGAGAAGGCTTCTCCCCGGGCCGTACACCTTCATCCTGGAGGCTTCCAGGCTGGTTCCCAAGATCATCCTCCCCAAGCGTCAGACCACGGGCATCCGCGTACCGGACAATGCCATCTGCAACGCTCTCCTGGCCGAACTGGGTTCGCCCATCATCAGCACATCCGTCAAGCTGGAAGACGGAAGCTACATGAACGACCCCCGGGAGATCGAGAAGAAGTTCGGACACTGCGTCGATCTGGTCATCGACGGGGGGAGCCTGATACCCGAGGAATCCAGCGTGATCAGCCTGCTGCAGGACGAAGCGGAGGTGATCCGGGTCGGCAAGGGGGATGTCTCGGCCTTTCTCTGA
- a CDS encoding Rne/Rng family ribonuclease, whose translation MKRMLINAVHVEQKRMAIVDAGKLLEFYIQMSVREPITGNIYKGTVLKVERGLQAAFVNYGGKRDGFLPLRDVSDDYFTAGEGGRPVLKTGQEVLVQVLREMSERKGALLTTYLSLPGRYLVLLPNKAGSGVSRKIEDEEDRKRLKELVEQIRVGEGMGLIVRTAGMTRTKQELTRDYQNQLRLWKEIQKAEKESPSPALIYQESDFGVLALRDYYTSDIEEILVDDQETFKKMRNYCKVVSPRMAKFVKLHKADTPIFDQHNLEDQIRVIYQERVDLRSGGHIVINPTEAMITIDVNSGRGSNKRNVEETAFRTNLDAAEEIARQLRLRDLGGLIVIDFIDMADSKHRAEVEKAFKKALSLDRSRIQLSRISKFGMLELSRQKKQPTIQEISFSMCPFCKGRGVRPSLESTALAAYRRIQTQAVKGLSVMLKVTLPSEVADYLQNQKRSELLKLETQFDMDIHISGNPDMAWDLVHLDSVGRPSAPARDEEPESDKGRVDEPEEMAEEAEAPEAAPAPAAKKQRRQSKKQAKGAPVKEPRKISGAVEGQARQETAAEPAPTATPAETPDAAEAAGTLPGQEPPKKKSRRRPRRRRRSGSRGEKKGDAEAPLDGGAEMSGESIPLDGESVFDLDDEDDSFGGFFSMRR comes from the coding sequence ATGAAACGAATGCTTATCAATGCCGTGCACGTCGAGCAGAAGCGCATGGCCATCGTCGACGCGGGCAAGCTGCTGGAATTCTATATCCAGATGTCCGTGCGGGAACCCATCACGGGCAACATCTACAAGGGAACGGTCCTGAAGGTCGAGCGGGGGCTCCAGGCGGCCTTCGTGAATTACGGGGGCAAGCGGGACGGCTTCCTGCCGCTTCGGGACGTGAGCGACGACTACTTCACCGCCGGAGAAGGAGGGCGTCCTGTCCTCAAGACGGGTCAGGAAGTGCTCGTCCAGGTTCTCCGCGAGATGAGCGAGCGCAAGGGGGCGCTCCTCACGACCTACCTTTCCCTTCCCGGCCGTTACCTCGTGCTCCTGCCCAACAAGGCCGGCAGCGGCGTTTCCCGGAAGATCGAGGACGAGGAAGACCGGAAGCGCCTGAAGGAACTGGTGGAGCAGATCCGGGTCGGGGAAGGCATGGGGCTCATCGTCCGGACCGCCGGCATGACCCGGACCAAGCAGGAGCTGACCCGGGACTACCAGAACCAGCTCCGTCTCTGGAAGGAGATCCAGAAGGCGGAGAAGGAGTCCCCCTCGCCGGCTCTCATCTACCAGGAAAGCGATTTCGGCGTCCTGGCCCTCCGGGACTACTACACATCCGACATCGAGGAGATTCTGGTCGACGACCAGGAAACCTTCAAGAAAATGCGGAACTACTGCAAGGTCGTGTCACCGCGGATGGCCAAGTTTGTCAAGCTCCACAAGGCGGACACTCCCATCTTCGACCAGCACAACCTGGAGGACCAGATCCGCGTGATCTACCAGGAGCGGGTCGATCTCAGGTCGGGCGGCCATATCGTCATCAACCCGACGGAGGCGATGATCACCATCGACGTGAACTCGGGCCGGGGGTCCAACAAGCGCAACGTCGAGGAGACGGCGTTTCGGACCAACCTCGACGCGGCGGAGGAGATCGCACGGCAGTTGCGCCTCCGGGACCTCGGCGGGCTCATCGTCATCGATTTCATCGACATGGCCGACAGCAAGCATCGGGCGGAGGTGGAAAAGGCCTTCAAGAAGGCCCTGAGCCTCGACCGGTCCCGGATCCAGCTCTCCCGGATCTCCAAGTTCGGCATGCTGGAGCTGTCCAGGCAGAAGAAGCAGCCGACCATCCAGGAAATCAGCTTTTCCATGTGCCCGTTCTGCAAGGGCCGGGGTGTCCGGCCATCGCTGGAATCCACGGCTCTGGCGGCCTACCGGAGGATCCAGACGCAGGCCGTGAAGGGGCTGTCGGTGATGCTGAAGGTCACCCTCCCCAGTGAGGTTGCGGACTACCTGCAGAACCAGAAACGATCCGAACTCCTGAAACTGGAAACCCAGTTCGATATGGACATCCATATCTCCGGAAATCCCGACATGGCATGGGACCTGGTCCACCTGGACTCCGTCGGCAGGCCGTCGGCGCCGGCGCGGGATGAGGAACCGGAATCGGATAAGGGAAGGGTGGACGAGCCCGAGGAGATGGCCGAGGAAGCCGAGGCCCCGGAAGCGGCGCCGGCACCGGCGGCGAAAAAGCAGCGCAGGCAGTCGAAAAAACAGGCGAAGGGTGCCCCGGTGAAGGAGCCCCGGAAAATTTCCGGAGCCGTAGAAGGGCAGGCTCGCCAGGAAACAGCGGCAGAACCGGCTCCGACTGCGACGCCGGCCGAGACGCCGGATGCCGCCGAAGCCGCCGGGACATTACCGGGACAGGAGCCGCCGAAAAAGAAATCCCGACGTCGGCCGCGCCGCCGGAGAAGATCGGGGAGCCGGGGCGAGAAGAAGGGCGATGCCGAAGCCCCTCTGGATGGCGGAGCGGAAATGTCCGGTGAAAGCATTCCGCTGGACGGGGAATCGGTCTTCGACCTCGATGACGAAGACGACTCCTTCGGGGGATTTTTCTCGATGCGGCGCTGA
- the proC gene encoding pyrroline-5-carboxylate reductase has translation MDQKTRIGFIGGGKMGSAIVGGLLARGVADAGRIWVSDMETDRLKELRDLHGVHTSTDNRAVAKNADILILAVKPQVMGPVLKELSRAVGRTRLVISIAAGIPLSFLEGNLGKGVRVIRTMPNTPALIGEGATALARGTHATDQDLETARRIFDAVGKTVIVPESQMDAVTGLSGSGPAYGFIILEALSDGGVRMGLPRDTALLLAAQTMLGAAKLFLSGDRHPGQLKDMVTSPGGTTIAGIQALEEGGLRAALIRAVEAATLRSQELGKTK, from the coding sequence ATGGACCAAAAGACGAGGATCGGTTTCATCGGTGGTGGGAAAATGGGCAGCGCCATCGTCGGGGGGCTTCTCGCCCGGGGCGTTGCTGACGCCGGCCGGATCTGGGTCTCCGACATGGAGACGGACAGGCTTAAGGAACTGAGAGATCTCCATGGAGTTCATACTTCGACGGACAACCGGGCGGTCGCGAAAAACGCCGACATCCTGATCCTCGCCGTCAAGCCCCAGGTCATGGGGCCGGTCCTCAAGGAGCTTTCCAGGGCCGTCGGCCGGACCAGGCTGGTCATCTCCATCGCGGCGGGGATTCCCCTGTCGTTTCTCGAGGGAAACCTCGGAAAGGGAGTACGGGTCATCCGTACCATGCCCAACACGCCGGCCCTCATCGGCGAGGGCGCCACGGCCCTGGCCCGGGGGACCCATGCCACGGATCAGGACCTGGAAACGGCCCGCCGGATCTTCGATGCCGTGGGAAAGACCGTGATCGTTCCGGAGAGCCAGATGGACGCTGTGACGGGCCTCAGCGGCAGCGGACCCGCGTACGGGTTCATCATCCTGGAGGCCCTCTCCGACGGCGGGGTCCGGATGGGGCTTCCCCGGGACACGGCGCTGCTCCTGGCGGCGCAGACGATGCTGGGGGCGGCGAAGCTGTTTCTTTCCGGGGACAGGCATCCCGGCCAGCTCAAGGACATGGTAACCTCCCCGGGCGGGACGACCATCGCGGGGATCCAGGCGCTGGAGGAGGGAGGGCTGCGGGCGGCCCTGATCCGGGCCGTGGAGGCGGCGACCCTGCGCTCCCAGGAGCTGGGAAAAACAAAATAG
- a CDS encoding alpha/beta hydrolase produces MMRTVDVDGRKLSAWVNGEFLDPTRKTLVFIHGSAGDHTNWIYQYSALKDRFPIAVLELPGHGRSEGPGEQSVDANVEWVRKTIAALGIARPVLIGHSLGAATSLTFAVKYGSLLAGIVPVGGGARMPVNPAILEGLKTNPAPIYEMVVKFSFAKANRERFDKIMVESLSRVDAMIFHGDLTACDRLDLTETAGSIAVPTLIVCGEDDKMTPPALSEFLRDAIPGAKMARIPGAGHFVMMENPEAFNQAVSDFVESL; encoded by the coding sequence ATGATGCGAACGGTGGATGTTGACGGCCGGAAACTGTCCGCCTGGGTGAACGGGGAGTTCCTGGATCCGACCCGGAAAACACTCGTGTTCATCCATGGTTCCGCGGGTGATCACACGAACTGGATTTACCAGTATTCGGCCCTGAAAGACCGCTTTCCGATCGCGGTTCTCGAGCTCCCGGGACACGGCCGGTCCGAAGGGCCCGGTGAGCAGTCGGTGGACGCCAACGTGGAATGGGTCCGGAAAACGATCGCCGCCCTGGGCATCGCCCGGCCGGTCCTGATCGGCCATTCCCTCGGCGCGGCCACCAGCCTCACGTTTGCCGTCAAGTACGGATCCCTTCTTGCGGGAATCGTTCCCGTCGGCGGCGGTGCCCGCATGCCGGTGAATCCGGCCATCCTGGAAGGCCTGAAGACAAATCCGGCGCCGATCTACGAGATGGTCGTCAAGTTTTCCTTCGCCAAAGCCAACCGGGAACGGTTCGATAAAATCATGGTCGAGAGCCTGTCGCGGGTGGATGCCATGATTTTCCACGGCGACCTGACGGCCTGCGACCGCCTGGACCTGACGGAGACGGCCGGCTCCATCGCGGTCCCCACCCTGATCGTCTGCGGGGAGGACGACAAGATGACGCCCCCGGCCCTTTCGGAGTTCCTCCGGGACGCCATTCCCGGGGCGAAAATGGCCCGGATTCCCGGGGCTGGCCATTTCGTCATGATGGAGAATCCGGAGGCCTTCAACCAGGCCGTTTCGGATTTCGTGGAATCCCTGTAG
- a CDS encoding YggT family protein, with protein sequence MFVAENLIVAVAKVINLILTLYMWIIIARALVSWVNPDPYNPIVRFLYRATEPVLAPLRRLIPFRTGGLDLSPILVLLIIFFLQEFLVRTLIQAAVRF encoded by the coding sequence ATGTTTGTCGCAGAAAACCTGATCGTGGCCGTTGCCAAGGTCATCAACCTGATCCTGACCCTCTACATGTGGATCATCATCGCCCGGGCCCTGGTCTCCTGGGTGAACCCGGATCCCTACAACCCGATCGTCCGCTTTCTCTACCGGGCCACCGAGCCGGTCCTGGCGCCCCTCAGGAGGCTGATTCCGTTCCGCACCGGCGGCCTCGATCTCTCGCCCATCCTGGTCCTCCTGATCATTTTCTTCCTCCAGGAATTTCTGGTCCGGACCCTGATCCAGGCGGCCGTGCGTTTCTGA
- a CDS encoding DUF167 domain-containing protein, whose amino-acid sequence MTIPLTETKTGLALKVRVLPRSSRTEASGVQDGALKLKITAPPVEGQANEACLRFLADALGIRRSQVTLVAGPTSKTKTFAISGLDRRELESRLAGLIGEREP is encoded by the coding sequence ATGACGATACCCCTCACCGAAACGAAAACCGGTCTGGCGCTCAAAGTCCGGGTGCTTCCGCGGTCCTCTCGAACGGAGGCCTCGGGCGTCCAGGACGGGGCGCTGAAGCTCAAGATCACGGCCCCCCCGGTGGAGGGGCAGGCCAACGAGGCCTGTCTTCGCTTTCTCGCGGATGCGCTGGGGATTCGAAGATCCCAGGTCACCCTCGTGGCGGGACCGACATCGAAAACGAAGACGTTCGCCATTTCCGGCCTGGACCGGCGGGAACTCGAAAGCCGGCTGGCGGGCCTCATTGGAGAAAGGGAACCGTGA
- the murJ gene encoding murein biosynthesis integral membrane protein MurJ, translating into MSADQPVRSENARVARAAGVVGLATMLSRVFGFVRDVVIAAFFGAGIATDAFFVAFRIPNMLRRLLAEGSLTVSFVPVFTEYLKKKSREEAFELADVAFTALSIILVIVSVLGVLFAPLIVTVMAPGFSRVPEQYDLAVFLTRLMFPYIFFISLVALCMGILNSLRHFAAPALSPVMLNITMILGALFLKDFFAEPIVGLAVGVMAGGVLQLVMQWPFLVKMGVRLKLNFAFRHPGVRRIGALMMPAVFGAAIYQINVFIGTVLASLLPKGSVSYLYYADRMVELPLGVFAIAIGTATLPSFSEQVAQGRFDEMKKTISFSLRLMLFITIPSMVALIALRVPIISVLFERGAFTTESTMQTAWALLCYSTGLWAFSVIRVIVSAFYSLQDTKSPMKAAIVALVVNVVFSVALMFPMKHGGIALATAIASAVNVGMLSVILWRRIGPFLMRDFYPSLGKVLFSSAVMWVVILAVDLVYPWRASGPFFERAVFLALTVTLGGGAFLLSAWMVRSPEMTSLADALRRRIGRPKGGKTP; encoded by the coding sequence GTGAGCGCCGATCAGCCGGTCCGGTCGGAAAACGCCCGGGTGGCCCGGGCGGCGGGTGTGGTCGGGCTGGCGACGATGCTGTCCCGGGTCTTCGGCTTTGTCCGGGATGTCGTCATCGCCGCCTTTTTCGGCGCGGGGATCGCCACGGACGCCTTCTTCGTTGCCTTCCGGATCCCCAACATGCTCCGGCGCCTTCTGGCGGAGGGGTCCCTGACGGTCTCCTTCGTTCCCGTATTCACGGAGTACCTCAAGAAGAAGTCCCGGGAGGAGGCCTTCGAGTTGGCCGACGTGGCCTTCACGGCCCTGTCGATCATCCTGGTCATCGTCTCGGTCCTGGGTGTTCTGTTCGCTCCCCTGATCGTCACCGTCATGGCGCCCGGATTCTCGCGGGTCCCCGAGCAGTACGACCTGGCGGTCTTCCTGACCCGCCTGATGTTTCCCTACATCTTCTTCATCTCCCTGGTGGCCCTGTGCATGGGGATCCTCAACTCCCTCCGGCACTTCGCCGCCCCGGCCCTCTCGCCGGTGATGCTCAACATCACCATGATCCTGGGGGCGCTCTTCCTGAAGGACTTCTTTGCCGAGCCCATCGTGGGGCTCGCCGTCGGTGTCATGGCCGGCGGCGTCCTTCAGCTGGTCATGCAGTGGCCGTTCCTGGTGAAGATGGGGGTACGGCTCAAGCTGAATTTCGCTTTCCGCCACCCCGGCGTCCGGCGCATCGGAGCCCTGATGATGCCGGCGGTCTTCGGTGCCGCCATCTACCAGATCAACGTCTTCATTGGGACGGTCCTGGCGTCGCTCCTGCCCAAAGGCAGCGTGTCGTACCTTTACTACGCCGACCGGATGGTGGAGCTGCCCCTCGGGGTGTTTGCCATTGCGATCGGGACGGCGACCCTCCCCAGCTTTTCCGAGCAGGTGGCCCAGGGCCGCTTCGACGAGATGAAGAAGACGATCTCCTTTTCACTCCGGCTGATGCTCTTCATCACGATCCCCTCCATGGTGGCCCTGATCGCGCTCAGGGTCCCCATCATATCGGTCCTCTTCGAGCGGGGGGCCTTCACCACGGAGTCCACGATGCAGACGGCCTGGGCGCTCCTGTGCTATTCCACGGGCCTGTGGGCATTTTCGGTCATCCGGGTCATCGTCTCGGCCTTCTACTCCCTCCAGGATACGAAGTCGCCCATGAAGGCGGCCATCGTCGCCCTCGTGGTGAACGTCGTCTTCAGCGTGGCGCTGATGTTCCCCATGAAGCACGGAGGCATCGCCCTGGCGACGGCCATCGCCTCGGCGGTGAACGTGGGGATGCTTTCCGTCATCCTCTGGCGCCGGATCGGTCCCTTCCTGATGCGGGACTTCTATCCCTCCCTGGGCAAGGTGCTGTTTTCCTCCGCGGTGATGTGGGTCGTCATCCTCGCGGTTGATCTCGTCTATCCATGGAGGGCCTCGGGTCCCTTCTTCGAGAGGGCCGTTTTCCTCGCCCTGACGGTGACGCTCGGGGGTGGGGCGTTCCTCCTCTCCGCCTGGATGGTTCGGAGCCCCGAGATGACCTCCCTGGCGGATGCTCTGCGGCGGAGGATCGGGCGTCCCAAAGGCGGGAAAACCCCCTGA
- the serS gene encoding serine--tRNA ligase, with protein sequence MLDIKYLRQNLEHVRIKMLERGQEIDMGRFTALDAKRRDILQEVEVLRSERNAVSKEIGEKKKKKEDATEIIARMGEVSTRIKTLDETLKLTEEELNAFLMVIPNIPHESVEYGTCSEDNPVIRTWGEKPVYDFTPKPHWDIGEDLKILDFARGAKITGARFTLYRGAGALLERAIINFMLDLHTRQHGYLEILPPFMANRDSMTGTGQLPKFEEDLFHVDKTDYYLIPTAEVPVTNIHRDEILDEKDLPVYYVAYSPCFRAEAGSYGKDTRGLIRQHQFNKVELVKFSRPETSYDELEKLTLNAEEVLKRLKIHYRTVSLCTADLGFSSAKTYDIEAWLPGQEAYREISSCSNFEDFQARRGQMRFRRTDGGRVEFLHTLNGSGLAVGRTVVAVLENYQQADGTVVVPDALRPYMGGLEVIK encoded by the coding sequence ATGCTGGACATCAAATATCTGAGGCAGAACCTGGAGCACGTCCGGATCAAGATGCTGGAGCGGGGCCAGGAGATCGACATGGGCCGCTTCACGGCTCTGGACGCGAAGCGAAGGGACATCCTTCAGGAAGTGGAAGTCCTCCGGAGCGAGCGGAACGCCGTCTCCAAGGAAATCGGGGAGAAGAAGAAAAAAAAGGAAGACGCCACGGAGATCATCGCCCGGATGGGTGAGGTATCCACGCGCATCAAGACCCTCGACGAGACGCTGAAGCTGACCGAGGAAGAACTGAACGCCTTCCTGATGGTCATCCCGAACATACCCCACGAGTCGGTGGAATACGGGACCTGCTCCGAGGACAACCCGGTGATCCGCACCTGGGGAGAGAAGCCCGTTTACGATTTTACGCCGAAGCCCCATTGGGACATCGGCGAAGACCTGAAGATCCTCGACTTCGCCCGGGGAGCCAAGATCACCGGAGCGCGGTTCACGCTGTATCGCGGGGCGGGAGCGCTCCTGGAGCGGGCCATCATCAACTTCATGCTGGACCTCCACACCCGGCAGCACGGCTACCTGGAGATTCTGCCGCCCTTCATGGCGAACCGGGACAGCATGACCGGGACGGGGCAGCTCCCGAAGTTCGAGGAAGACCTGTTCCACGTGGACAAGACGGACTATTACCTCATTCCCACGGCGGAGGTGCCCGTCACAAACATCCACCGGGACGAGATCCTCGACGAGAAGGACCTGCCGGTCTACTACGTGGCCTATTCGCCGTGTTTCCGGGCCGAGGCGGGATCCTACGGGAAGGACACCCGGGGGCTCATCCGACAGCACCAGTTCAACAAGGTGGAGCTGGTCAAGTTCAGCCGGCCGGAGACGTCCTACGACGAACTGGAAAAACTGACGCTGAACGCCGAGGAAGTCCTGAAGCGCCTGAAGATTCACTACCGGACGGTCAGCCTCTGCACGGCGGACTTGGGCTTTTCCTCCGCCAAGACGTACGATATCGAGGCCTGGTTGCCGGGGCAGGAGGCGTACCGGGAGATTTCCTCCTGCAGCAACTTCGAGGATTTCCAGGCCCGGCGGGGGCAGATGCGGTTCCGCCGGACCGACGGAGGCCGGGTGGAATTCCTTCACACGCTCAACGGCTCGGGGCTGGCGGTGGGGCGGACGGTCGTGGCCGTCCTGGAAAACTATCAGCAGGCCGACGGGACCGTGGTCGTACCGGATGCGTTGCGGCCCTACATGGGAGGACTGGAAGTCATCAAATAG